From the Cohaesibacter sp. ES.047 genome, one window contains:
- a CDS encoding ABC transporter permease, with amino-acid sequence MKRFGLFNITALTLGFTFLYLPILLLMIFSFNESRLVTVWGGFSTKWYAEVFANDGFMDAAWVTFRVAFLSASLATVLGTMAALVLIRAGRFPGKTLFSGMVYAPLVMPEVITGLSLLLLFVSIGFDRGFWTITLAHVTFSMCYSAVVVSSRLVTFDMSLEEAAMDLGASRLGTFFQVTLPIILPAVVSAWLLSFTLSLDDLVIASFASGPGATTLPMKIYSQVRLGVTPEINALSTILVVLVSTGVIGASLLTKRREVRRKREERAAVATV; translated from the coding sequence ATGAAACGCTTTGGTCTCTTCAACATCACCGCCCTGACGCTCGGCTTCACCTTTCTTTACCTGCCGATCCTCCTGTTGATGATCTTCTCCTTCAACGAGAGCAGGTTGGTCACCGTCTGGGGTGGCTTCTCGACCAAATGGTACGCTGAAGTCTTTGCCAACGATGGCTTCATGGATGCGGCGTGGGTTACCTTCCGCGTCGCCTTCCTCTCTGCCTCGCTGGCCACCGTTTTGGGCACCATGGCGGCGCTGGTGCTGATCCGTGCCGGGCGTTTTCCCGGTAAGACCCTGTTTTCGGGCATGGTCTATGCCCCCCTTGTGATGCCCGAAGTGATCACCGGCCTGTCCCTGTTGTTGCTGTTCGTCTCCATCGGCTTTGACCGGGGCTTCTGGACCATCACCCTTGCCCATGTCACCTTTTCCATGTGTTACTCGGCGGTGGTGGTCTCCTCGCGTCTGGTCACCTTCGACATGTCGCTCGAGGAAGCGGCCATGGATTTGGGGGCTTCACGGCTTGGCACCTTCTTTCAAGTCACGCTTCCCATCATCCTGCCTGCCGTCGTATCTGCGTGGCTGTTGAGCTTCACCCTGTCGCTGGATGATCTGGTGATTGCCTCCTTTGCCTCCGGTCCCGGCGCGACAACCCTGCCCATGAAGATCTATTCTCAGGTCCGGCTGGGGGTCACACCTGAAATTAACGCCCTTTCGACAATCCTTGTTGTTCTGGTCTCGACCGGTGTGATAGGAGCCTCTCTCCTGACCAAGCGTCGCGAGGTGCGCCGCAAACGCGAGGAACGCGCCGCCGTGGCAACCGTTTGA
- a CDS encoding ABC transporter permease subunit produces MTDVTETAAMAPAGDPGPKKTPRRLALPNNWGRCFLITVPYLWLLALFLVPFIIVVKISLSDMAIAMPPYTPTFDWAKGWTGIKDLISQLDLENFTWLMEDDLYWRSYLSSLKIALISTFLALVIGYPVAYSMARAPSEWRPTLLMLIILPFWTSFLIRVYAWIGILKKEGLLNLALLHLGIIDEPLTILNTDTAVYIGIVYSYLPFMVLPLYSALEKLDDSLLEAATDLGSSPFKAFWVITVPLSLPGVIAGCFLVFIPAVGEFVIPDLLGGSNTLMIGKTLWVEFFANRDWPVASAVAVILLLLLVVPIVLFQRMQEKEQEKGA; encoded by the coding sequence ATGACAGATGTCACCGAAACTGCCGCCATGGCACCCGCCGGAGATCCGGGACCGAAGAAAACACCGCGCCGCCTTGCCTTGCCGAACAACTGGGGGCGTTGCTTTCTGATCACCGTGCCTTATCTGTGGCTGCTGGCGCTGTTTCTGGTGCCGTTCATCATCGTGGTCAAGATTTCTCTCTCCGACATGGCCATCGCCATGCCGCCTTACACCCCGACCTTCGATTGGGCGAAAGGCTGGACGGGCATCAAGGATCTGATCAGCCAGCTTGATCTGGAGAATTTCACCTGGCTGATGGAGGATGATCTCTATTGGAGAAGCTACCTCTCCAGTCTCAAGATCGCCTTGATCTCGACCTTTCTGGCGCTTGTCATCGGCTATCCCGTTGCCTATTCCATGGCCCGCGCGCCCAGTGAATGGCGCCCAACATTGCTGATGCTGATCATCCTTCCTTTCTGGACCAGCTTCCTCATTCGCGTCTACGCGTGGATTGGCATCCTGAAAAAGGAGGGATTGCTTAACCTTGCGCTTTTGCATCTGGGCATCATTGATGAACCTCTGACCATTCTCAACACGGACACCGCTGTCTATATCGGTATTGTCTATTCCTACCTTCCGTTCATGGTTCTGCCGCTCTACTCAGCGCTGGAAAAACTCGACGATTCCCTGCTCGAGGCAGCAACAGATCTGGGCAGCTCCCCCTTCAAGGCTTTCTGGGTGATCACGGTGCCCCTGTCTCTGCCCGGCGTGATTGCGGGCTGCTTTCTTGTCTTCATCCCGGCGGTGGGAGAGTTCGTCATCCCCGATTTGCTCGGCGGCTCCAATACGCTGATGATCGGCAAGACGCTCTGGGTGGAATTCTTCGCCAACCGGGACTGGCCGGTGGCTTCTGCGGTGGCGGTGATCCTGCTTCTCTTGCTGGTGGTGCCAATCGTCCTGTTCCAGCGCATGCAGGAAAAAGAACAGGAAAAGGGGGCATGA
- a CDS encoding ABC transporter ATP-binding protein, producing the protein MNGSPTAGSGCPFAPWDDPDEKPLIRFDAVTKKFDDFTAIDNLNLKIYEREFFALLGPSGCGKTTLMRMLAGFEQPTSGSIMLRQQHLTDIPPHHRPVNMMFQSYALFPHMSVEKNIAFGLKQEGRPKAEIADRVEEMLTLVQLKPFAKRKPHQLSGGQRQRVALARSLAKKPKLLLLDEPLGALDRKLREQTQFELMTIQEQLGLTFVIVTHDQEEAMTVASRIALMEQGKLVQVSTPRDIYENPNCRYVADFLGDVNIIGGRIKGCNESESDIIELAWHEDYAPLKVRLKPDAPCPAIGAENWIAVRPEKVRISRDMPTDTHNILKGTVLDIAYTGNISTYHVKTEDGQIIKSQEANLEHLRNRSITWDDEVFVHWRAGACVLLEG; encoded by the coding sequence ATGAATGGTTCCCCCACTGCAGGATCCGGATGTCCCTTTGCGCCTTGGGATGATCCCGATGAAAAACCGTTGATCCGGTTTGATGCCGTCACCAAGAAATTTGACGATTTCACCGCTATCGACAATCTCAACCTGAAAATCTACGAACGCGAATTCTTCGCTCTTCTCGGTCCCTCCGGATGCGGCAAGACAACCCTGATGCGGATGCTGGCGGGCTTCGAGCAGCCCACCTCAGGCTCAATCATGCTGCGGCAGCAACATCTCACCGACATCCCGCCGCATCACCGGCCGGTCAACATGATGTTCCAGTCCTACGCGCTGTTTCCCCATATGAGCGTTGAGAAGAATATCGCCTTCGGTCTCAAGCAGGAAGGGCGCCCCAAGGCTGAGATCGCCGATCGCGTCGAGGAAATGCTGACCCTCGTTCAATTGAAGCCCTTCGCCAAGCGAAAGCCCCATCAACTTTCCGGTGGCCAGCGCCAGCGCGTGGCCCTCGCCCGCTCATTGGCCAAAAAACCCAAGCTTTTGTTGCTGGACGAGCCGCTCGGCGCGCTTGACCGGAAACTGCGCGAACAGACCCAGTTCGAATTGATGACCATTCAGGAACAGCTCGGCCTCACCTTTGTGATCGTCACCCACGATCAGGAAGAAGCGATGACGGTTGCCAGCCGCATCGCCCTGATGGAGCAGGGCAAGCTGGTTCAGGTCTCGACGCCGCGCGATATCTACGAAAATCCCAACTGCCGCTATGTCGCGGACTTCCTTGGCGACGTCAACATCATCGGCGGGCGCATCAAGGGGTGTAACGAGAGCGAAAGCGACATCATCGAGCTTGCATGGCATGAGGATTACGCTCCGCTCAAGGTGAGGCTGAAGCCAGACGCCCCATGCCCGGCAATAGGTGCCGAAAACTGGATCGCGGTGCGCCCCGAAAAGGTTCGCATTTCGAGGGATATGCCCACCGACACCCACAATATCCTCAAGGGAACGGTGCTCGACATCGCCTATACCGGCAACATCTCGACCTATCACGTCAAAACCGAGGATGGCCAGATCATCAAGTCGCAGGAAGCCAATCTGGAGCATCTGCGCAACCGCAGCATCACGTGGGACGATGAGGTCTTTGTCCATTGGCGGGCCGGTGCCTGCGTTCTGCTGGAGGGCTGA